From the genome of Streptomyces sp. NBC_01116, one region includes:
- a CDS encoding helix-turn-helix domain-containing protein has protein sequence MPSKETRRVSDLATLKAFGHPLRMKLYRALFIARRATASQLAEQVDEAVSLVSYHLRKLADHGLIEPAEGDRADGRERWWQPSSQGFSFRDEDFNDAPEKSATYAAVGRLSFDQHTELYRSFLDAFQSWSAEWRGAAFRSEYLARLTAEELAQLGNEMHELVRRYENAGQAREEAGESEGRENVALHLYGFPFHA, from the coding sequence ATGCCAAGCAAGGAAACCCGTCGCGTCTCCGACCTCGCCACGCTCAAGGCGTTCGGCCACCCGCTGCGTATGAAGCTCTACCGCGCCCTGTTCATCGCCCGCCGGGCCACCGCCTCCCAACTGGCCGAACAGGTCGACGAGGCCGTCTCGCTGGTCAGCTACCACCTGCGCAAGCTGGCCGACCACGGCCTGATCGAACCGGCCGAGGGCGACCGCGCCGACGGCCGTGAGCGCTGGTGGCAGCCCTCCTCCCAGGGGTTCAGCTTCCGGGACGAGGACTTCAACGACGCCCCCGAGAAGAGCGCCACCTACGCCGCCGTGGGCCGTCTCTCCTTCGACCAGCACACCGAGCTGTACCGGAGCTTCCTCGACGCCTTCCAGAGCTGGTCGGCCGAGTGGCGGGGCGCCGCCTTCCGCTCCGAGTACCTGGCCCGGCTCACCGCCGAGGAACTGGCCCAGCTCGGCAACGAGATGCACGAGCTCGTGCGCCGCTACGAGAACGCGGGCCAGGCCCGCGAAGAGGCCGGCGAGAGCGAGGGCCGCGAGAACGTCGCCCTGCACCTGTACGGATTCCCGTTCCACGCCTGA
- a CDS encoding anthranilate synthase component I, with amino-acid sequence MDLDTFRKLAVDRRVVPVSRRLLADGDTPVGLYRKLAAERTGTFLLESAENGRTWSRYSFIGVRSDATLTARDGEAHWLGTPPVGVPVAGDPLDALRATVETLHTPRDLVGDEGLPPFTGGMVGYLGYDVVRRLEKIGEHGGDDLKLPELTMLLTSDLAVLDHRDGTVLLIANAINHNDLDTGVDEAYADAVARLDAMERDLRLPVRSAPAVLPPSELPPYTALWGGEAYRDAVVDIKERIRAGEAFQVVPSQRFETPCTASALDVYRVLRATNPSPYMYLFRFDGFDVVGSSPEALVKVEDGRAMVHPIAGTRHRGATPQEDQALADELLADPKERAEHLMLVDLGRNDLGRVCEPGSVEVVDFMSIERYSHVMHIVSTVTGRVTGDRTAFDVLTACFPAGTLSGAPKPRAMQIIEELEPSRRGLYGGCVGYLDFAGDSDTAIAIRTALLRDGTAYVQAGAGVVADSDPVAEDTECRNKAAAVLRAVHTANRLHER; translated from the coding sequence ATGGATCTCGACACCTTCCGCAAGCTGGCCGTCGACCGCCGTGTCGTCCCCGTCAGCCGCCGCCTCCTCGCGGACGGCGACACCCCGGTCGGCCTGTACCGCAAGCTCGCCGCCGAACGCACCGGCACCTTCCTCCTGGAGTCCGCCGAGAACGGCCGGACCTGGTCGCGCTACTCCTTCATCGGCGTCCGCAGCGACGCCACCCTCACCGCCCGCGACGGCGAGGCCCACTGGCTCGGCACCCCGCCCGTGGGCGTCCCCGTGGCCGGCGACCCGCTGGACGCGCTGCGCGCCACCGTCGAGACCCTGCACACCCCGCGCGACCTGGTCGGCGACGAGGGACTGCCGCCGTTCACCGGCGGCATGGTCGGCTACCTCGGCTACGACGTCGTGCGCCGCCTGGAGAAGATCGGCGAGCACGGCGGCGACGACCTGAAGCTGCCCGAGCTGACCATGCTCCTCACCTCGGACCTCGCCGTCCTCGACCACCGGGACGGCACCGTCCTGCTGATCGCCAACGCGATCAACCACAACGACCTCGACACCGGCGTCGACGAGGCGTACGCGGACGCCGTCGCCCGCCTCGACGCGATGGAGCGGGACCTGCGCCTCCCGGTCCGCAGCGCCCCCGCCGTCCTGCCCCCGTCCGAGCTGCCGCCGTACACCGCGCTCTGGGGCGGCGAGGCCTACAGGGACGCCGTCGTGGACATCAAGGAGCGCATCAGGGCGGGCGAGGCCTTCCAGGTCGTCCCCTCCCAGCGCTTCGAGACCCCGTGCACGGCGAGCGCCCTGGACGTCTACCGGGTCCTGCGGGCCACCAACCCGTCCCCGTACATGTACCTCTTCCGCTTCGACGGCTTCGACGTCGTCGGCTCCAGCCCCGAGGCCCTGGTCAAGGTCGAGGACGGCCGGGCCATGGTCCACCCGATCGCCGGGACCCGGCACCGGGGCGCCACCCCGCAGGAGGACCAGGCGCTCGCCGACGAACTCCTCGCCGACCCCAAGGAGCGCGCCGAGCACCTGATGCTCGTCGACCTCGGCCGCAACGACCTGGGGCGGGTCTGCGAACCCGGCAGCGTCGAGGTCGTCGACTTCATGTCGATCGAGCGCTACTCCCACGTGATGCACATCGTCTCCACCGTCACCGGGCGCGTCACCGGGGACCGCACCGCCTTCGACGTGCTCACCGCCTGCTTCCCCGCGGGCACCCTCTCCGGCGCCCCCAAGCCCCGCGCCATGCAGATCATCGAGGAGCTGGAGCCGAGCCGCCGCGGACTGTACGGGGGCTGCGTCGGCTATCTCGACTTCGCCGGGGACTCCGACACCGCCATCGCCATCCGGACCGCCCTGCTCCGCGACGGCACCGCCTACGTCCAGGCCGGAGCCGGGGTCGTCGCCGACTCCGACCCGGTCGCCGAGGACACCGAGTGCCGCAACAAGGCGGCGGCCGTGCTCCGCGCCGTCCACACGGCCAACCGGCTCCACGAACGCTGA
- a CDS encoding TIGR02234 family membrane protein, protein MEGVSAVPVPQPRARTADSASGAAPDSAGSRRSLAAGLLLGAAGATVVLLASGQTWAEGDAATGGGALPLSVDGQAVTGVPAALAVVGLAALVAVFAVRGAGRRIVAALLALSGLGATVSAWAGGSDSTALDEEAARTTGDAAATIHAIDHTAWPYVTAAGGLLILLAGLLALRYGSRWPAMSGKYERDGTPRPGKAPRTAPDPDRPEDLWKALDRGEDPTREA, encoded by the coding sequence GTGGAGGGCGTGAGTGCTGTCCCCGTACCCCAGCCCCGTGCCCGAACCGCCGACTCCGCGTCCGGCGCCGCGCCCGACTCCGCAGGGAGCCGTCGCAGTCTCGCGGCCGGTCTGCTCCTCGGCGCGGCCGGTGCGACCGTCGTCCTCCTCGCCTCCGGGCAGACCTGGGCCGAGGGCGACGCGGCCACCGGCGGCGGCGCCCTCCCGCTGAGCGTCGACGGCCAGGCCGTCACCGGAGTCCCGGCCGCCCTGGCCGTCGTCGGACTCGCCGCGCTCGTCGCCGTCTTCGCCGTACGCGGCGCCGGCCGCCGGATCGTCGCCGCCCTCCTCGCCCTCAGCGGTCTCGGAGCCACGGTCAGCGCCTGGGCCGGCGGGTCCGACAGCACGGCCCTCGACGAGGAGGCCGCCAGGACGACCGGCGACGCGGCGGCCACCATCCACGCGATCGACCACACCGCCTGGCCCTACGTCACGGCCGCCGGCGGCCTGCTGATCCTGCTGGCCGGGCTCCTCGCGCTGCGCTACGGCAGCCGCTGGCCCGCCATGTCCGGAAAGTACGAGCGCGACGGCACCCCCCGCCCCGGCAAGGCGCCCCGCACCGCCCCCGACCCGGACCGGCCCGAGGACCTGTGGAAGGCCCTGGACCGCGGCGAGGACCCGACGCGCGAGGCGTGA
- a CDS encoding DUF2752 domain-containing protein, whose protein sequence is MDASPTPSAAQPPDPETEPQQGVGPLNMPLTVCPTPDMARPAPARPALEDGASATPARTGWSGSPTGRKARRLATPIGILAAVAGAFAYVGAVDPNESGHYPVCPLLKLTGVLCPGCGGLRSAHAFITGDLGAALGANAIATVGYFLFAAVWVLWLVRAWRGQPLRIGLAPVWWWGVGAVLLTFTVVRNLPFGSALAP, encoded by the coding sequence GTGGACGCCTCGCCTACCCCCTCAGCCGCCCAGCCGCCGGACCCGGAGACGGAGCCACAGCAGGGCGTCGGCCCCCTGAACATGCCGCTGACCGTCTGCCCGACCCCCGACATGGCCCGGCCCGCCCCGGCCCGCCCGGCGTTGGAGGACGGAGCCTCCGCCACCCCGGCCCGGACGGGCTGGTCGGGCAGCCCGACGGGCCGGAAGGCGCGTCGGCTCGCCACCCCCATCGGCATCCTCGCCGCCGTCGCGGGAGCCTTCGCGTACGTCGGGGCCGTCGACCCCAACGAGTCCGGCCACTACCCGGTCTGCCCGCTGCTCAAGCTGACCGGCGTCCTCTGCCCCGGCTGCGGCGGACTGCGCAGCGCCCACGCCTTCATCACCGGCGACCTCGGCGCGGCGCTCGGAGCCAACGCGATCGCCACCGTCGGCTACTTCCTCTTCGCCGCGGTCTGGGTCCTCTGGCTGGTCCGGGCCTGGCGCGGACAGCCCCTGCGCATCGGTCTCGCGCCCGTCTGGTGGTGGGGCGTGGGCGCCGTCCTGCTGACCTTCACCGTGGTCCGGAATCTGCCGTTCGGCTCGGCGCTGGCCCCCTGA
- a CDS encoding TIGR03085 family metal-binding protein, with product MSTHAKRERLLLADLLEAAGPEAPTLCDGWKTRDLAAHVVVRERRADAAGGLLVSALKARLERVQAEFAAKPYEELIQLIRTGPPRFSPMSLKQIDEAANTVEFFVHAEDVRRAQPDWSRRELDPVFSDVLWSRTEKTARLLGRRSPVGLVLRRPDGQTAVAHKGTPVVTVTGEPAELLLYAFGRQDAADVEVEGDRTAVERLRAAELGM from the coding sequence ATGTCGACCCATGCGAAGCGTGAACGTCTTCTGCTCGCCGATCTGTTGGAAGCGGCAGGTCCCGAGGCCCCGACGCTGTGCGACGGCTGGAAGACCCGCGATCTGGCCGCCCATGTGGTGGTCCGCGAACGCCGCGCGGACGCGGCGGGCGGGCTGCTGGTGAGCGCGCTGAAGGCCCGGCTGGAGCGGGTGCAGGCGGAGTTCGCGGCGAAGCCGTACGAGGAACTGATCCAGCTGATCCGCACCGGTCCGCCCCGGTTCTCCCCGATGTCCCTCAAGCAGATCGACGAGGCGGCGAACACCGTCGAGTTCTTCGTCCACGCGGAGGACGTGCGCCGGGCCCAGCCCGACTGGTCGCGCCGCGAGCTGGACCCGGTCTTCTCCGACGTCCTGTGGTCCCGGACGGAGAAGACGGCCCGACTCCTGGGCCGCAGGTCCCCGGTGGGGCTGGTGCTGCGCCGCCCGGACGGCCAGACGGCGGTGGCCCACAAGGGGACCCCGGTGGTGACGGTGACCGGGGAGCCCGCCGAGCTGCTGCTGTACGCGTTCGGCCGGCAGGACGCGGCGGACGTCGAGGTGGAGGGCGATCGGACGGCGGTGGAGCGGCTCAGGGCGGCCGAGCTGGGCATGTAG
- a CDS encoding HGxxPAAW family protein: protein MAGTSHGHTPAAWTGVIIAFIGFCVAGVFMVAANPLGFWAGIAVIFAGGLVGLAMKVAGLGMPKESAELIEARERAGRAQISH from the coding sequence ATGGCGGGCACGAGCCACGGACACACCCCGGCCGCCTGGACCGGTGTCATCATCGCTTTCATCGGCTTCTGCGTCGCAGGCGTCTTCATGGTCGCGGCCAACCCGCTCGGCTTCTGGGCCGGGATCGCCGTCATCTTCGCCGGCGGTCTCGTGGGCCTCGCCATGAAGGTGGCCGGCCTCGGCATGCCGAAGGAGTCGGCCGAGCTGATCGAGGCCAGGGAGCGCGCCGGGCGCGCGCAGATCTCCCACTGA
- a CDS encoding MFS transporter: MTAAPVTEVPERPAHRDPNVLRWLGAYTASMIGDSIYFMALAWAAARTGSASGTGLVLAAGSIPRALLMLGGGVLADRLGPRRVVIGSDAARALLVLGLAATLLLTAPTVGVLVVVALLFGVVDALFLPAVGALPPRISPPGQLARIQGLRGLAARGASIVGAPLGGVAVATGGPTLAFAAAGVLFALSLPLLLSLRISPLPAPAGGTAEAREAPADGAGKPNAWQDLVGGLRHIRRHPVLGPLMIVIALSDLGFVGPLNLGLILLSEERGWGAAGMGWIVAGFGSGAAGAALFLAVRGRVPRAGLVMNLTALVGATGIAALAQVPSVALAAAAAAFVGLVGGLASALCRALVQTTADPAYLGRVTSVSTLFTYALIPLSYPVTGAAIALWGTGPVYAVSAAVCATGGAAGLAFTALRRAELPR, encoded by the coding sequence TTGACCGCCGCCCCGGTGACCGAAGTCCCCGAACGCCCCGCCCACCGCGACCCCAACGTGCTGCGCTGGCTCGGCGCGTACACCGCGTCGATGATCGGCGACAGCATCTACTTCATGGCCCTCGCCTGGGCCGCCGCCCGCACCGGCAGCGCCTCCGGCACCGGCCTGGTCCTCGCCGCCGGCTCCATACCCCGGGCCCTCCTGATGCTCGGCGGGGGAGTGCTCGCCGACCGGCTCGGGCCCCGCCGCGTCGTCATCGGCAGCGACGCCGCCCGCGCGCTGCTCGTCCTCGGACTCGCAGCGACCCTGCTCCTCACCGCGCCCACCGTGGGGGTCCTGGTGGTCGTCGCCCTGCTCTTCGGCGTGGTCGACGCCCTGTTCCTGCCCGCCGTCGGGGCCCTGCCGCCCCGGATCAGCCCTCCGGGCCAGCTCGCCCGGATCCAGGGCCTGCGCGGACTCGCCGCACGGGGGGCGTCCATCGTCGGCGCGCCGCTGGGCGGCGTCGCCGTGGCCACGGGCGGTCCCACGCTCGCCTTCGCCGCCGCCGGTGTGCTGTTCGCGCTGTCCCTGCCGCTGCTCCTGAGCCTGCGGATCAGCCCGCTGCCCGCGCCGGCGGGCGGGACGGCCGAGGCGCGGGAGGCGCCGGCGGACGGCGCGGGGAAACCGAACGCCTGGCAGGACCTCGTCGGCGGGCTCCGGCACATCCGCCGCCACCCCGTGCTCGGCCCGCTGATGATCGTCATAGCCCTCAGCGATCTGGGCTTCGTCGGACCGCTCAACCTCGGGCTGATCCTGCTCTCCGAAGAGCGCGGCTGGGGCGCGGCCGGCATGGGCTGGATCGTCGCCGGATTCGGCTCCGGTGCGGCCGGGGCCGCCCTCTTCCTCGCCGTCCGGGGCCGGGTGCCGCGCGCCGGGCTGGTGATGAACCTGACCGCCCTCGTCGGCGCGACGGGCATCGCCGCCCTGGCCCAGGTCCCCTCGGTGGCCCTCGCCGCCGCGGCCGCCGCGTTCGTCGGCCTCGTCGGCGGACTGGCCAGCGCGCTGTGCCGAGCCCTCGTCCAGACCACCGCCGATCCGGCGTACCTGGGCCGGGTCACCTCCGTATCGACGTTATTCACCTACGCGCTCATCCCGCTGAGCTACCCCGTCACGGGGGCGGCCATCGCGCTCTGGGGCACCGGGCCGGTCTACGCCGTCAGCGCGGCCGTGTGCGCGACCGGCGGCGCGGCGGGCCTCGCCTTCACCGCACTCCGCCGCGCCGAACTGCCCCGCTGA
- the trpB gene encoding tryptophan synthase subunit beta — MTSEFFIPDPEGLIPSAEGYFGAYGGKFIPEALVAAVDEVAVEYDKAKADPAFAAELNALMVDYTGRPSALTEVPRFAEHAGGARIFLKREDLNHTGSHKINNVLGQALLTKRMGKTRVIAETGAGQHGVATATACALFGLDCTIYMGEIDTQRQALNVARMRMLGAEVVAVKSGSRTLKDAINEAFRDWVANVDRTHYLFGTVAGPHPFPAMVRDFHRVIGVEARRQILERAGRLPDAAVACVGGGSNAIGLFHAFLPDTGVRLVGCEPAGHGVETGEHAATLTAGEPGILHGSRSYVLQDDEGQITEPYSISAGLDYPGIGPEHAYLKDVGRGEYRAVTDDAAMQALRLLSRTEGIIPAIESAHALAGALDLGKELGGDGLILVNLSGRGDKDMDTAARYFGLYDTDAAVEADADSDRAEIEGDAK; from the coding sequence ATGACGTCCGAATTCTTCATCCCGGACCCCGAGGGTCTGATCCCCAGCGCCGAGGGCTATTTCGGCGCGTACGGCGGCAAGTTCATCCCGGAGGCGCTCGTCGCCGCCGTGGACGAGGTCGCCGTCGAGTACGACAAGGCCAAGGCCGACCCCGCCTTCGCCGCCGAGCTCAACGCGCTCATGGTCGACTACACGGGCCGGCCCAGCGCGCTGACCGAGGTCCCGCGCTTCGCCGAGCACGCGGGCGGCGCCCGGATCTTCCTCAAGCGCGAGGACCTGAACCACACCGGCTCGCACAAGATCAACAACGTGCTGGGCCAGGCCCTCCTCACCAAGCGCATGGGCAAGACCCGTGTCATCGCCGAGACCGGAGCCGGCCAGCACGGCGTCGCCACCGCGACCGCCTGCGCCCTCTTCGGCCTCGACTGCACCATCTACATGGGCGAGATCGACACCCAGCGCCAGGCACTGAACGTGGCCCGGATGCGGATGCTCGGCGCCGAGGTCGTCGCCGTGAAGTCCGGCTCGCGGACCCTGAAGGACGCCATCAACGAGGCGTTCCGCGACTGGGTCGCCAACGTGGACCGCACCCACTACCTCTTCGGCACGGTCGCGGGCCCGCACCCCTTCCCGGCGATGGTCCGCGACTTCCACCGCGTCATCGGCGTCGAGGCCCGCCGCCAGATCCTGGAACGCGCGGGCCGCCTCCCGGACGCGGCGGTCGCCTGCGTCGGCGGCGGCTCCAACGCCATCGGCCTCTTCCACGCCTTCCTCCCCGACACCGGGGTCCGCCTGGTGGGCTGCGAACCGGCCGGGCACGGGGTGGAGACCGGCGAGCACGCGGCGACCCTCACCGCCGGGGAGCCCGGCATCCTGCACGGCTCGCGCTCCTACGTCCTCCAGGACGACGAGGGCCAGATCACCGAGCCGTACTCCATCTCGGCGGGACTGGACTACCCCGGCATCGGCCCGGAGCACGCCTACCTCAAGGACGTCGGGCGCGGCGAGTACCGCGCGGTCACCGACGACGCGGCCATGCAGGCCCTGCGCCTGCTGTCCCGCACCGAGGGAATCATCCCGGCCATCGAGAGCGCCCACGCCCTCGCCGGAGCCCTGGACCTCGGCAAGGAGCTCGGCGGGGACGGGCTGATCCTCGTCAACCTGTCCGGCCGCGGCGACAAGGACATGGACACCGCCGCCCGCTACTTCGGGCTCTACGACACCGACGCCGCCGTCGAGGCGGACGCCGACAGCGACCGCGCCGAGATCGAGGGGGACGCCAAGTGA
- the trpM gene encoding tryptophan biosynthesis modulator TrpM translates to MTDRPVPRTRPGLRPAGAPARDPHAPLARGCRPRGCRAPARRVHGRRVRYVIGDEPGQVNGMRWRPGSAQ, encoded by the coding sequence ATGACCGACCGTCCCGTGCCCCGCACCCGGCCCGGCCTCCGCCCGGCCGGGGCTCCGGCCCGGGACCCGCACGCCCCGCTGGCGCGCGGCTGCCGCCCCCGTGGCTGCCGCGCCCCCGCCCGGCGCGTGCACGGCCGGCGTGTCCGGTACGTCATCGGCGACGAGCCCGGCCAGGTGAACGGCATGCGATGGCGCCCGGGGTCCGCGCAGTAG
- the hisI gene encoding phosphoribosyl-AMP cyclohydrolase, producing MTSTPGATPPASSLDPAIAARLKRGADGLVPAIAQQYDTGEVLMLGWMDDEALHRTLTTGRCTYWSRSRQEYWVKGDTSGHVQHVKSVALDCDADTVLVKVDQTGAACHTGDRTCFDADALPLLDS from the coding sequence ATGACGAGCACGCCCGGCGCCACGCCGCCCGCCAGCAGCCTCGACCCGGCCATCGCCGCCCGCCTCAAGCGCGGCGCCGACGGCCTCGTCCCGGCCATCGCGCAGCAGTACGACACCGGCGAGGTGCTGATGCTCGGCTGGATGGACGACGAGGCGCTCCACCGCACCCTCACCACGGGCCGCTGCACCTACTGGTCGCGCAGCCGCCAGGAGTACTGGGTCAAGGGCGACACCTCCGGTCACGTCCAGCACGTGAAGTCCGTCGCCCTGGACTGCGACGCCGACACCGTCCTGGTCAAGGTCGACCAGACGGGCGCCGCCTGCCACACGGGCGACCGCACGTGCTTCGACGCCGACGCCCTGCCCCTCCTCGACAGCTAA
- the trpA gene encoding tryptophan synthase subunit alpha → MSGNIELLNTTLAATRAADRAALIAYLPAGFPTVDGGIEAVKAVIAGGADIVEIGLPHSDPVLDGPVIQTADDIALRGGVRIADVMRTVREAHEATGVPILVMTYWNPIDRYGVERFTAELAEAGGAGCILPDLPVQESALWREHADKHGLATVFVVAPSSQDARLATITAAGSGFVYAASLMGVTGTRASVGAQAQDLVERTRATTDLPVCVGLGVSNAAQAAEVAGFADGVIVGSAFVKAMLDAPDEAAGLAAVRSLAGELAEGVRKR, encoded by the coding sequence GTGAGCGGCAACATCGAGCTGTTGAACACCACCCTGGCCGCCACCAGGGCCGCGGACCGGGCGGCGCTCATCGCCTACCTCCCGGCGGGCTTCCCGACCGTCGACGGCGGCATCGAGGCGGTCAAGGCCGTCATCGCGGGCGGCGCGGACATCGTCGAGATCGGGCTCCCGCACAGCGACCCGGTCCTGGACGGGCCGGTCATCCAGACCGCCGACGACATCGCCCTGCGCGGCGGCGTCAGGATCGCCGACGTGATGCGCACGGTCCGCGAGGCGCACGAGGCCACCGGCGTCCCGATCCTGGTCATGACGTACTGGAACCCCATCGACCGCTACGGCGTCGAGCGCTTCACCGCCGAACTGGCCGAGGCGGGCGGCGCCGGGTGCATCCTGCCCGACCTGCCGGTCCAGGAGTCCGCGCTGTGGCGCGAGCACGCCGACAAGCACGGCCTCGCCACCGTGTTCGTCGTCGCCCCCAGCAGCCAGGACGCCCGCCTCGCCACCATCACGGCGGCCGGGAGCGGATTCGTCTACGCCGCCTCCCTGATGGGCGTCACCGGCACCCGCGCCTCCGTCGGCGCCCAGGCCCAGGACCTGGTGGAACGCACCCGCGCCACCACCGACCTCCCGGTCTGCGTCGGCCTCGGCGTCTCCAACGCGGCGCAGGCCGCCGAGGTCGCCGGGTTCGCGGACGGCGTGATCGTCGGCTCGGCCTTCGTCAAGGCCATGCTGGACGCCCCCGACGAGGCCGCCGGTCTCGCCGCCGTCCGCTCCCTGGCGGGCGAACTGGCCGAGGGCGTTCGAAAGCGCTGA
- the trpC gene encoding indole-3-glycerol phosphate synthase TrpC, whose product MSVLDEIIDGVRADLAERQARVSLDELKERAARAPQAKDGVAALRGEGVTVICEVKRSSPSKGALAAIADPAALAADYEAGGASVISVLTEERRFGGSLADLEAVRAKVDTPILRKDFIVTSYQLWEARAYGADLALLIVAALDQEALVSLIERAESIGLTPLVEAHDEEEAERAVDAGAKIIGVNARNLKDLKVDRSTFERVAPEIPDHIVKVAESGVRGPHDLIAYANAGADAVLVGESLVTGRDPRAAVADLVAAGAHPALRHGRG is encoded by the coding sequence GTGAGTGTGCTCGACGAGATCATCGACGGCGTTCGCGCCGACCTCGCGGAGCGGCAGGCGCGCGTCAGCCTCGACGAGCTGAAGGAGCGCGCGGCCCGCGCTCCCCAGGCCAAGGACGGAGTCGCCGCCCTGCGCGGCGAGGGCGTGACCGTCATCTGCGAGGTCAAGCGCTCGTCCCCCTCCAAGGGGGCCCTTGCCGCCATCGCCGACCCGGCCGCGCTCGCCGCGGACTACGAGGCGGGCGGCGCGTCCGTCATCTCGGTCCTCACGGAGGAGCGCCGCTTCGGCGGTTCGCTCGCCGACCTGGAGGCCGTCCGCGCCAAGGTCGACACCCCGATCCTGCGCAAGGACTTCATCGTCACCTCGTACCAGCTGTGGGAGGCCCGCGCCTACGGCGCCGACCTCGCCCTGCTGATCGTCGCCGCCCTCGACCAGGAGGCCCTGGTCTCCCTCATCGAGCGCGCCGAGTCGATCGGGCTCACCCCGCTCGTGGAGGCGCACGACGAGGAGGAGGCGGAGCGCGCCGTGGACGCCGGAGCCAAGATCATCGGTGTCAACGCGCGCAACCTGAAGGACCTCAAGGTCGACCGCTCCACCTTCGAGCGCGTCGCCCCCGAGATCCCCGACCACATCGTCAAGGTCGCCGAGTCCGGCGTCCGGGGCCCGCACGACCTGATCGCGTACGCCAACGCGGGCGCCGACGCCGTCCTGGTCGGCGAGTCGCTGGTCACCGGCCGCGACCCGCGCGCCGCCGTCGCCGACCTCGTCGCCGCGGGCGCCCACCCGGCGCTCCGCCACGGCCGCGGCTGA